GCGCCGGAGGAACTGCGCTTCGGCGATGCCGACCTGGTTCCGCCGAAGGATGCATACGAGATCGATGCCGCCGCGATGGCGCGCGCGGTCGAAGCGCTGAACCTGCTGCGCATGCGCGATCCCGACAGGCTCGGCGACTGGTTCGGCGGGTTCATCACCACCTATCGCAACGCGGTCGAGCCGGCGGCGGACGAAGCGCCGCGCCCGCGCATCGAAGTCGAATGGGACCTGGCGCATGGCGCGTCGCTGCAGCGCCATCCGTGGTCGCGGATGGCCTGGCGCAAGGCGACGAAGGCGGCGCGCCTGTACGCGGGCGGCCGCGTGCTGGCCATGCCGGTGCGCGATGCGCAACGCCTCGCCGCCGCCGAACAGGTGGACGGCGGCCTGTACGAAGGCCTCGGCGAAGCCGGCCGCGACGCGGTGTTCGAACTGCTCGAGGCGGGCCATTACCGCCTGCAACTGGCGGACGAGGACGCATGAGCGACAACGATCCCGCGCTGCAACCGTTCCGCGTGCAGCTGGTGGATTTCACCGCCGCGCTGGCGGAACTGCGTGCGGTGCGGGATGAGGTGTTCGTCGGCGAGCAGAAGGTGCCGGTCGAGCTGGAGCACGATGCGCTCGATCCGCTGTGCACCCACGCCCTCGCCCGCCTGCTCGACGCAACGCCGGTCGGCACCGCCAGGCTGACCCCGGACCACCACATCGGGCGGATGGCGGTGCGCGCGCCGTGGCGCGGCCGCGGCGTCGGCGATGCCCTGCTGCTGGCGCTGGTGGACGAGGCGCGCAAGCGCGGCTGGCCGGACGTGCACCTCAATGCGCAGGCGTCCGCCATCGGCTTCTACCTGCGCCACGGTTTCCAGCCGGTGGGCGAACGCTTCTTCGAGGCTGGCATCGAGCACCAGGCGATGGTGCTGGCGCTTTCCGGGCCGCAGCGGATCGAGACGCGCGCGGCCGCCATCGAATCGGCGATCCGCGCGATCGACAGCGCCCGCCGCAGGGTGTGGATCCGCAGCTTCGACCTCGAGCCCTGGCTGTATGCGGATGCCGAGCTGCTGTCCGCCCTGCGCCGCTTCGCCACGACCGGTCGCGGCAACGAAGTGCGCGTGCTGCTGCACGACGCGGCAGCCCCGCAACGCGCGCATGCGCCGCTGCTGGCCCTGGCCCAGCGCCTGCCCAGCATCTTCCTGTTCCGCGAACTGGACGACCCGGTGGACCGCAACGATCCCACCGCCTTCCTTGCCGGCGATGGCGGCGCTTACTACCACCGCAACCTGGGCGAACGCATCGAAGGGGAGGCCGAATCGCTGGCCATGGCCCGCGTGCGCCAGTTGCGGACCGGCTTCGACGACGTCTGGGAGCGGTCGCGCCCGGTCAGCGAGTTCCGCGCGCTGGGCCTGTGAACCCGCCGGCTCCGTCCACTGGATAAACGTCCGGCGCAGGCACGTGATGCAGCGCGCAACCGCCTGCGGCTATAATTCCCGTCCTTTCACCCGCCCATTCAGCGGGCTCCGGCCGGATCGCAAAAGCCATCCGGATCAACCACTTACCGATAAGACGCCTCCCACGCCATGGCGGATAGTCTCCTGAAGCAATTTGCCCAGTCCTCGCAACTCGGCGCCAATGGCGCCTATATCGAGGATCTGTACGAGCAATACTTGGTCGCGCCCGACAGCGTCGGGCCGAAATGGCAGCAGTATTTCGACGGCCTCAAGGGCCGCGAAGCCGGCGACGTGCCGCATTCGGTCGTCATCGACCAGATCGCCGAGGCGGGCAAGCAGGCCGCGCGCGGCGTGGTGTCGGCGTCCGGCGCCGGCGACGAACGCGAACGCGCGGTCGGCAAGCTGATCACCGCCTACCGTTCGCGCGGGCACCTGGCCGCCAACCTCGATCCGCTCGGCATGACCGTCAAGCCGGATGCGCCGGACCTGGCGCTGGGCTTCCATCGCCTGTCCGAAAGCGATGCCGGCAGCGAGTTCAGCACCGGCGGCGTCGCCGGCCGCGAGCGCATGAAGCTGGGCGAACTGCTGGCCCTGCTGAAGGCGACCTATGCCGGCAGCGTCGGCGCCGAGTTCATGCACATCACCGACGCCGAGCAGCGCCGCTGGATGTACGACCGGCTGGAAACGGCGGCCGGCAACTACGGCCGCACCGCCGCCGACAAGAAGCGCATCCTCGAACGGCTAACCGCCGCCGAGGGCCTGGAGCGCTACCTGCACACCAAGTACGTCGGCCAGAAGCGCTTCTCGCTGGAAGGCGGCGATTCGCTGATCCCGCTGCTGGACGTGATGATCCAGCGCGCCGGCGGCGACGGCGTCAAGGACATGGTGATCGGCATGGCCCACCGCGGCCGCCTCAACGTGCTGGTCAATACCCTGGGCAAGCCGCCGCGCAAGCTGTTCGACGAATTCGAAGGCAAGTTCGAGCACACCCGCGAAGGCGACCACGCGCACACCGGCGACGTGAAGTACCACATGGGCTTCTCCGCCGACATCGCCACCCCGGGCGGCCCGGTCCACCTGGCGCTGGCGTTCAATCCCTCGCACCTGGAGATCGTCGATCCGGTGGTCGTCGGCAGCGTGCGTTCGCGCCAGCTGCGCCGCGGCGACAGCGAGCGCAAGCAGGTGCTGCCGGTGCTGCTGCACGGCGATGCCGCGTTCGCCGGCCAGGGCGTGGTGATGGAACTGTTCCAGATGTCGCAGGCGCGCGGGTTCCGCGTCGGCGGCACCGTCCACATCGTGATCAACAACCAGGTCGGCTTCACCACGAGCGCCACCGAAGACGCGCGCTCGACCCTGTACTGCACCGACGTCGCCAAGATGATCGGTGCGCCGATCCTGCACGTGAACGGCGACGATCCGGAAGCGGTCGCGTTCGTGGCCGAACTGGCCTACGACTTCCGCCAGCGCTTCGGCAAGGACGTGGTCGTCGACCTGGTCTGCTACCGCCGCCACGGCCACAACGAGGCCGACGAGCCGGCCGCGACCCAGCCGCTGATGTACCAGAAGATCCGCGCGATGAAGACCACGCGCGAGCTCTACGCCGCGCGCCTGACCGCGGAAACTGCGATCGCCGAGGCCGACGCGCAGGCGCTGGTCGATGGCTACCGCAACAAGCTGGACGCCGGCGAAGTGACCACCGGCGTGGTGCAGGTCAAGGCCGACGAATTCACCGTGGACTGGTCGAAGTACCTGGCCGGCAAGCTGTCCGATCCGGTCGATACCAGGGTTCCGCGCAAGACGCTGGATGCGCTGGCCGCGCAGATCAACGCGATCCCGGACACGGTCAAGCTGCATCCGCGCGTGGCCAAGATCTACGAAGACCGCCGCAAGATGGCCGCCGGCGAGCAGCCGGGCGATTGGGGCTTCGCCGAGAACCTGGCCTACGCGACGCTGGTCAAGGAAGGCTACCGCCTGCGCCTGGTCGGCCAGGACTGCGGCCGCGGCACCTTCTTCCACCGCCACGCGATCCTGCACGACCAGGCCACCGACAATTACTACCTGCCGCTGCGCGAACTGGTCGAGAACAAGGAAGACGTGACCATCATCGACTCGCTGCTCAGCGAGGAGGCGGTGATGGCCTTCGAGTACGGCTACGCCACCGCCGACCCGATGACCCTGGACATCTGGGAAGCGCAGTTCGGCGACTTCGCCAACGGCGCCCAGGTGGTCATCGACCAGTTCCTGGCCGCCGGCGAAGCGAA
Above is a genomic segment from Thermomonas aquatica containing:
- a CDS encoding GNAT family N-acetyltransferase encodes the protein MSDNDPALQPFRVQLVDFTAALAELRAVRDEVFVGEQKVPVELEHDALDPLCTHALARLLDATPVGTARLTPDHHIGRMAVRAPWRGRGVGDALLLALVDEARKRGWPDVHLNAQASAIGFYLRHGFQPVGERFFEAGIEHQAMVLALSGPQRIETRAAAIESAIRAIDSARRRVWIRSFDLEPWLYADAELLSALRRFATTGRGNEVRVLLHDAAAPQRAHAPLLALAQRLPSIFLFRELDDPVDRNDPTAFLAGDGGAYYHRNLGERIEGEAESLAMARVRQLRTGFDDVWERSRPVSEFRALGL
- a CDS encoding 2-oxoglutarate dehydrogenase E1 component, which translates into the protein MADSLLKQFAQSSQLGANGAYIEDLYEQYLVAPDSVGPKWQQYFDGLKGREAGDVPHSVVIDQIAEAGKQAARGVVSASGAGDERERAVGKLITAYRSRGHLAANLDPLGMTVKPDAPDLALGFHRLSESDAGSEFSTGGVAGRERMKLGELLALLKATYAGSVGAEFMHITDAEQRRWMYDRLETAAGNYGRTAADKKRILERLTAAEGLERYLHTKYVGQKRFSLEGGDSLIPLLDVMIQRAGGDGVKDMVIGMAHRGRLNVLVNTLGKPPRKLFDEFEGKFEHTREGDHAHTGDVKYHMGFSADIATPGGPVHLALAFNPSHLEIVDPVVVGSVRSRQLRRGDSERKQVLPVLLHGDAAFAGQGVVMELFQMSQARGFRVGGTVHIVINNQVGFTTSATEDARSTLYCTDVAKMIGAPILHVNGDDPEAVAFVAELAYDFRQRFGKDVVVDLVCYRRHGHNEADEPAATQPLMYQKIRAMKTTRELYAARLTAETAIAEADAQALVDGYRNKLDAGEVTTGVVQVKADEFTVDWSKYLAGKLSDPVDTRVPRKTLDALAAQINAIPDTVKLHPRVAKIYEDRRKMAAGEQPGDWGFAENLAYATLVKEGYRLRLVGQDCGRGTFFHRHAILHDQATDNYYLPLRELVENKEDVTIIDSLLSEEAVMAFEYGYATADPMTLDIWEAQFGDFANGAQVVIDQFLAAGEAKWDRLCSLALFLPHGYEGQGPEHSSARLERFLQLCALENMIVCAPTTPAQDFHMIRRQMRMSTRKPLVVMTPKSLLRHKLAVSTLDELANGEFQRLIPDTNATAKKVKRVVVCSGKVYYDLLDEAQKQGIADVALVRVEQLYPFPRPELTAELKRFAAASEVIWCQEEPQNQGAWYQIQHHLRACLQPKQSLNYAGRARSPSPAAGHLAEHVEEQNALVADALVNPVTGDIVVD